A genomic stretch from Arachis stenosperma cultivar V10309 chromosome 3, arast.V10309.gnm1.PFL2, whole genome shotgun sequence includes:
- the LOC130968064 gene encoding bZIP transcription factor 12-like produces the protein MASSKIVTTNTDLPRDSSSSSSSSSSSSSSAAAASSNYYSLLHNQNLHYYSNSSMVMDDLLNSIYTATTTTTSHPSNPSSSPPPPPKTVDDVWKDMILTHSHRDATHHNHHPFEEMTLEAFLSKNAAVTDDDVTAVAPLHNHHPVPHQFPQVPAVEGSSSSAAEPFANGIDAAVASGVPAPSSSSGGGGGGGGGGAAAVAKGKRRAVEEPVDKATLQKQRRMIKNRESAARSRERKQAYTTDLESNVQQLEIENARLLSEEAEKKKKRLKELLEFVIPVVEKRKPKKLLRTNSVQSL, from the exons ATGGCGTCGTCGAAGATTGTCACGACGAATACGGATCTGCCACgcgattcttcttcttcatcatcgtcttcttcttcttcttcttcttctgctgctgctgcttcttctaATTATTATTCCCTTCTTCACAATCAAAATCTGCATTATTATTCAAACTCGTCCATGGTAATGGACGATCTTCTAAACTCCATCTACACCGCCACAACAACCACCACCTCTCACCCCTCAAATCCTTCTTCATCCCCTCCTCCTCCGCCCAAAACCGTCGATGATGTCTGGAAAGACATGATCCTAACCCACTCTCACAGAGACGCAACTCACCATAATCACCACCCGTTCGAGGAAATGACCCTTGAGGCTTTCCTCTCAAAAAACGCTGCCGTCACTGATGACGACGTCACCGCTGTTGCTcctcttcataatcatcatcctGTTCCTCATCAGTTCCCGCAGGTGCCCGCCGTTGAAGGCTCATCCTCCTCCGCGGCTGAGCCTTTTGCCAATGGGATTGATGCTGCGGTGGCAAGTGGAGTTCCAGCACCCTCGTCATCATCAGGAGGAGGCGGCGGTGGTGGAGGAGGAGGGGCAGCTGCGGTGGCAAAGGGAAAGAGAAGGGCGGTGGAGGAACCAGTGGACAAGGCCACTCTTCAGAAGCAGAGACGCATGATCAAGAATCGTGAGTCTGCTGCTAGGTCCAGGGAACGCAAGCAG GCTTACACAACTGACCTTGAGTCTAATGTTCAACAGCTGGAGATAGAGAATGCCCGGTTATTGAGTGAAGAG gctgaaaagaaaaagaagagattGAAGGAG